From the Pomacea canaliculata isolate SZHN2017 linkage group LG4, ASM307304v1, whole genome shotgun sequence genome, one window contains:
- the LOC112562102 gene encoding WAS/WASL-interacting protein family member 2-like isoform X2 — translation MPIPTTAIRENTHLTMNVGSAAPPPPLPPRPNVMPELPRLPPTGNRRKSSTPEHPPEPPRRVSSLSTTSIDDFEARFQFHSEATFPQPEAFSNGKKTYSSVVAKTQTIKPSSPPPPQPPPRPPPR, via the exons TTAGAGAAAATACTCATCTCACAATGAATGTCGGTTCTGCTGCGCCACCTCCGCCCCTGCCTCCCAGACCAAACGTCATGCCGGAACTTCCCAGACTGCCCCCAACCGGCAACAGAAGAAAGAGCTCCACCCCTGAACATCCTCCAGAGCCGCCGCGCAGAGTGTCTTCTTTATCCACTACAAGCATCGATG ATTTTGAAGCACGGTTCCAGTTTCATTCTGAAGCGACGTTTCCGCAGCCAGAAGCGTTTTCTAACGGAAAGAAAACTTACTCAAGCGTCGTGGCCAAGACCCAAA CGATTAAACCATcatctccacctcctcctcagCCTCCTCCTCGACCCCCACCGCGATGA